One window of the Thunnus albacares chromosome 3, fThuAlb1.1, whole genome shotgun sequence genome contains the following:
- the LOC122978254 gene encoding retinal cone rhodopsin-sensitive cGMP 3',5'-cyclic phosphodiesterase subunit gamma-like, with translation MADAAVAAPADKKAPPKFKQRAARTFKSKAPKPGQKGFGDDIPGMEGLGTDITVVCPWEAFGDMELSDLAKYGIV, from the exons ATGGCAGACGCAGCTGTTGCAGCACCCGCCGACAAGAAGGCACCTCCCAAGTTCAAGCAGAGGGCTGCTCGCACCTTCAAGAGCAAGGCTCCTAAACCAGGCCAGAAGGG ATTCGGAGACGACATCCCCGGCATGGAGGGTCTCGGCACAGACATCACAGTGGTGTGCCCATGGGAAGCCTTCGGGGACATGGAGCTCAGCGACCTGGCGAAATACGGAATTGTCTAG